The following coding sequences are from one Pseudonocardia sp. HH130630-07 window:
- a CDS encoding xylulokinase — MTLLGIDLGTTSVKAAVFDEDGVRGAGAARRHPTHRPRPGHAEQDPADWWAGLCGAVADLGAAGALRGVTAVGLCSQVNTHLVVDAGGVPVHPAITWQDGRCSAVAASLGDRLAPAERARVRGGLGVVDASHPVARAAWLAGHRPDAWARATRLLAPKDWLLLRLTGTAVADPLSAVGLVEPDGAGYPDWPDLLVPGLLDRLPPLADPASVAGETTGAGGLPAGLPVAVGTMDAWSALLGGGIAAPGDAIDIAGTSEVLAMAARPGGTAPGVVTFPTWRGLHVHAGPTQAGGDALVWAAGALGLGVPELLDLAGTATTGSDGLLFLPQLAGERAPVWDPELRGHWLGATFGTGRAELARSVLEGVAHVARHVLGPLEQAAGHPAQALTVCGGGSASDLWCQVRADVLDRPLRRAAERDAGVLGAAMLAALATGTAGSVPELAARMVRTEREFRPDPRVRARYDEAHERYRAAQRALAPLFTGGAGPGR, encoded by the coding sequence GTGACCCTGCTGGGCATCGATCTGGGTACCACCTCGGTGAAGGCCGCGGTGTTCGACGAGGACGGCGTCCGGGGCGCCGGCGCGGCCCGCCGGCACCCGACGCACCGGCCACGGCCCGGCCACGCCGAGCAGGACCCGGCGGACTGGTGGGCCGGGCTGTGCGGGGCCGTGGCCGATCTCGGCGCCGCGGGAGCGCTGCGCGGGGTGACGGCGGTCGGTCTCTGCTCGCAGGTCAACACGCACCTGGTCGTCGACGCCGGCGGTGTCCCGGTGCACCCCGCGATCACCTGGCAGGACGGCCGGTGCTCGGCCGTCGCCGCGTCCCTGGGGGACCGGCTCGCCCCGGCGGAGCGCGCGCGGGTGCGCGGCGGGCTCGGCGTCGTGGACGCCTCGCACCCGGTGGCCCGCGCCGCCTGGCTGGCCGGGCACCGGCCGGACGCCTGGGCCCGCGCCACCCGGCTGCTCGCGCCGAAGGACTGGCTGCTGCTCCGGCTCACCGGCACGGCGGTGGCCGATCCGCTGTCGGCGGTCGGGCTCGTCGAGCCGGACGGCGCCGGGTACCCGGACTGGCCGGACCTGCTGGTCCCCGGCCTGCTCGACCGGCTACCGCCGCTGGCCGACCCGGCGTCGGTGGCGGGGGAGACCACCGGTGCCGGGGGTCTCCCGGCGGGCCTGCCGGTCGCCGTCGGGACGATGGACGCCTGGTCCGCGCTGCTCGGCGGCGGGATCGCCGCCCCGGGCGACGCCATCGACATCGCCGGGACGTCCGAGGTGCTCGCGATGGCGGCCCGGCCGGGCGGCACGGCACCGGGCGTCGTCACGTTCCCCACCTGGCGCGGGCTGCACGTGCACGCCGGGCCGACCCAGGCCGGTGGCGACGCGCTGGTCTGGGCCGCCGGTGCGCTCGGCCTCGGCGTGCCCGAGCTGCTCGACCTCGCCGGGACCGCGACCACGGGCAGCGACGGACTGCTGTTCCTGCCGCAGCTCGCCGGTGAGCGCGCACCGGTGTGGGACCCGGAGCTGCGCGGGCACTGGCTGGGCGCGACGTTCGGCACCGGGCGGGCGGAGCTGGCCCGCTCGGTCCTCGAAGGGGTGGCGCACGTGGCCCGGCACGTCCTCGGACCGCTGGAGCAGGCCGCCGGGCACCCGGCGCAGGCACTCACGGTCTGCGGCGGGGGATCCGCGAGCGACCTGTGGTGCCAGGTCAGGGCGGACGTGCTGGACCGGCCGCTGCGCCGGGCCGCCGAGCGGGACGCCGGGGTGCTGGGTGCGGCGATGCTCGCCGCACTGGCCACCGGCACCGCCGGTTCGGTGCCGGAGCTGGCGGCACGGATGGTCCGCACCGAGCGCGAGTTCCGGCCCGATCCCCGGGTACGGGCCCGGTACGACGAGGCGCACGAGCGGTACCGCGCCGCCCAGCGGGCGCTGGCCCCGCTGTTCACCGGGGGCGCCGGTCCCGGCCGGTAG
- the octT gene encoding diglucosylglycerate octanoyltransferase produces MPDLLVVADSLAFHGPERPYPADEPRLWPNVAAARLGGSVELVARAGWTARHAWAAVSGDPRVWAALPRAGALVLGVSGMDALPSPLPTALRELIPVLRPAPLRHAVRSAYRRAQPRLAPALARLPGGGPATLPSRLTVAYLERCRAAVHAIRPGLPVVALLPSVHRAADYGFAHPHRAATEAAVRSWAAAAPDVSVLDVPRLVGAHVLGGHGNPDGMHWGWAGHRLVGEALAAQLDPAPVPAGEERA; encoded by the coding sequence GTGCCTGACCTGCTGGTCGTCGCCGACTCGCTGGCGTTCCACGGTCCCGAACGGCCCTACCCCGCCGACGAGCCGCGGTTGTGGCCCAACGTCGCTGCGGCCCGGCTCGGCGGCTCGGTGGAGCTGGTCGCCAGGGCCGGCTGGACGGCCCGGCACGCCTGGGCGGCGGTCAGCGGCGACCCCCGGGTCTGGGCGGCACTGCCGCGGGCCGGCGCGCTCGTGCTCGGCGTGTCCGGGATGGACGCGCTGCCCTCCCCGCTGCCGACGGCGCTGCGGGAGCTGATCCCGGTGCTGCGCCCCGCGCCGCTGCGGCACGCGGTGCGCTCGGCCTACCGCCGGGCCCAGCCGCGGCTGGCCCCGGCACTGGCCCGGCTGCCCGGCGGTGGCCCGGCCACGCTGCCCAGCCGGCTCACCGTCGCCTACCTGGAACGGTGCCGCGCCGCGGTGCACGCGATCCGGCCCGGGCTGCCGGTCGTGGCGCTGCTGCCGTCGGTGCACCGGGCCGCCGACTACGGGTTCGCGCACCCGCACCGGGCCGCGACCGAGGCCGCGGTCCGGTCCTGGGCGGCCGCCGCCCCGGACGTCTCGGTCCTGGACGTCCCGCGGCTCGTCGGTGCGCACGTGCTCGGTGGGCACGGCAACCCGGACGGCATGCACTGGGGCTGGGCCGGGCACCGGCTGGTGGGCGAGGCGCTGGCCGCGCAGCTGGACCCGGCGCCCGTCCCGGCCGGGGAGGAGCGGGCGTGA